From one Streptomyces sp. N50 genomic stretch:
- a CDS encoding beta-N-acetylhexosaminidase has protein sequence MTSETELIPAPSGVGYALPGGGVGYVLDAGTEIDAGPGTERVAQWLRATVGAATGLPLSPHKDSGNRIMLRVGPGESDDPEAYTVVVDGYLVHLWGADEPGLFYAAQTLRQLLGPEAFRRAPVTSKRRWELPAVSIRDAPRFRWRGLMLDVARHFMPKEGVLRYLDLMAAHKLNVFHFHLTDDQGWRVQIKRYPKLTEIGSWRARTKFGHRASPLWDDKPHGGYYTQDDIREIVAYAAERHITVVPEIDVPGHSQAAIAAYPELGNTDVIDTNSLSVWDTWGINPNVLAPTDNTLRFYEGVFEELLELFPSEFIHVGGDECLKDQWKQSATAQARIAELGLADEDELQSWFIGHFDKWLSARGRRLVGWDEILEGGLADGAVVSSWRGYEGGITAARAGHDVVMCPEQHVYLDWRQAPGEDEPVPIAHVRTLEDVYRFEPVPEQLTEVEARHVLGTQANVWTEVMEDHARVDYQTFPRLAAFAEVAWSALPAPAERDFADFERRMAAHYARLDALGVAYRPPTGPLPWQRRPGVLGRPKDGPPRTRRTRKGKSPQESPLSGNPRVPVMPYENGPSP, from the coding sequence GTGACTTCAGAGACGGAACTGATTCCGGCGCCGAGCGGTGTCGGGTACGCGCTGCCCGGCGGGGGAGTGGGCTATGTCCTCGACGCCGGGACCGAGATCGACGCGGGCCCCGGCACCGAGCGGGTGGCGCAGTGGCTGCGGGCCACCGTCGGCGCGGCGACCGGACTGCCCCTGTCGCCTCACAAGGACAGCGGAAACCGCATCATGCTGCGCGTCGGCCCGGGGGAGTCCGACGACCCCGAGGCGTACACCGTGGTCGTCGACGGGTACCTGGTCCACCTCTGGGGGGCCGACGAACCCGGGCTGTTCTACGCCGCCCAGACCCTCCGTCAACTCCTGGGCCCCGAGGCCTTCCGCCGCGCCCCGGTCACCTCGAAGCGCCGTTGGGAACTACCCGCGGTCAGCATCCGCGACGCCCCCCGTTTCCGCTGGCGCGGCCTCATGCTCGACGTGGCCCGGCACTTCATGCCCAAGGAAGGCGTACTGCGCTACCTGGACCTGATGGCGGCGCACAAACTCAACGTCTTCCACTTCCACTTGACGGACGACCAGGGCTGGCGCGTACAGATCAAGCGGTACCCGAAGCTGACCGAGATCGGCTCCTGGCGGGCGCGCACGAAATTCGGCCACCGTGCCTCACCGCTGTGGGACGACAAGCCGCACGGCGGCTACTACACGCAGGACGACATCCGGGAGATCGTCGCGTACGCGGCCGAGCGGCATATCACCGTGGTCCCGGAAATCGACGTACCGGGACACTCGCAGGCCGCCATCGCCGCGTATCCGGAACTCGGCAACACCGACGTCATCGACACCAACTCCCTCTCCGTCTGGGACACCTGGGGGATCAACCCAAACGTACTGGCCCCCACTGACAACACCCTGCGGTTCTACGAGGGGGTGTTCGAGGAACTCCTGGAGCTGTTCCCCTCGGAGTTCATTCACGTCGGCGGCGACGAATGCCTCAAGGACCAGTGGAAGCAGTCGGCGACCGCGCAGGCGCGCATCGCGGAACTCGGGCTCGCGGACGAGGACGAGTTGCAGTCCTGGTTCATCGGACACTTCGACAAGTGGCTCTCCGCGCGCGGGAGAAGGCTCGTCGGGTGGGACGAGATCCTGGAGGGCGGGCTCGCGGACGGGGCGGTCGTGTCGTCCTGGCGCGGGTACGAGGGCGGGATCACCGCCGCCCGCGCGGGGCACGACGTGGTCATGTGCCCTGAACAGCACGTGTACTTGGACTGGCGGCAGGCCCCCGGAGAGGACGAGCCCGTGCCGATCGCCCATGTGCGCACCCTGGAGGACGTCTACCGCTTCGAGCCGGTTCCCGAGCAGCTCACCGAGGTCGAGGCACGTCATGTGCTGGGCACGCAGGCCAACGTGTGGACCGAGGTGATGGAGGACCACGCACGCGTGGACTACCAGACGTTCCCCCGGCTCGCGGCCTTCGCCGAGGTCGCCTGGAGTGCTCTCCCGGCGCCCGCGGAACGGGACTTCGCCGACTTCGAGCGCCGGATGGCCGCCCACTACGCGCGACTCGACGCCCTGGGGGTCGCCTACCGTCCGCCCACCGGACCACTGCCGTGGCAGCGACGCCCCGGAGTGCTCGGCCGCCCCAAGGACGGGCCGCCCCGAACGCGTAGAACCCGTAAGGGAAAAAGCCCCCAGGAGTCACCGTTGAGTGGCAATCCACGCGTACCGGTGATGCCGTACGAAAACGGACCATCTCCCTGA
- a CDS encoding carbohydrate ABC transporter permease, translating into MSLLRGLGGFVRRPRRPWRLAAEASALLIAVVVAFPLYWMVLSAFKPAGEIESSEPRPWTLAPSLDSFRRVFGQQEFGRYFVNSLVVACSVVIVSALIAFLAATAVTRFRFRFRTTLLIMFLVAQMVPVEALTIPLFFTMRGLGLLNTLGSLILPQIAFSLPFAIWMLRGFVKAVPNALEEAAYIDGASRTRFLWQILFPLVFPGLVATSVFSFISAWNDFLFAKSFIISDTSQSTLPMALLVFYKPDDPDWGGVMAASTVMTIPVLVFFVLVQRRLVSGLGGAVKD; encoded by the coding sequence GTGAGTCTGCTTCGCGGTCTTGGCGGCTTTGTACGACGACCCCGGCGGCCCTGGCGGCTCGCTGCCGAGGCCTCGGCGCTGCTGATCGCGGTCGTCGTCGCCTTCCCCCTCTATTGGATGGTGCTCAGCGCCTTCAAACCGGCCGGGGAGATCGAGTCGAGCGAGCCCCGGCCGTGGACGCTGGCGCCCTCTCTGGACTCGTTCCGGCGGGTGTTCGGGCAGCAGGAATTCGGCCGTTACTTCGTCAACAGCCTTGTCGTGGCGTGCTCGGTGGTCATCGTCTCGGCGTTGATCGCCTTTCTCGCCGCGACCGCGGTGACACGATTCCGGTTCCGCTTCCGGACCACCCTCCTGATCATGTTCCTGGTGGCCCAGATGGTGCCCGTGGAAGCGCTGACGATCCCCCTGTTCTTCACCATGCGGGGGCTCGGGCTGCTGAACACGCTGGGGTCGCTGATCCTGCCTCAGATCGCGTTCTCGCTGCCGTTCGCGATCTGGATGCTGCGGGGGTTCGTGAAAGCCGTACCGAACGCGCTGGAGGAGGCCGCGTACATCGACGGGGCGAGCCGGACGCGATTCCTGTGGCAGATCCTTTTCCCGCTCGTCTTCCCGGGGTTGGTCGCCACGAGCGTGTTTTCCTTCATCTCGGCCTGGAACGACTTCCTCTTCGCCAAGTCCTTCATCATCAGCGACACTTCCCAGTCGACCCTGCCGATGGCCCTCCTTGTCTTCTACAAGCCGGACGATCCCGACTGGGGCGGGGTCATGGCGGCCTCCACGGTGATGACGATTCCGGTGCTGGTGTTCTTCGTACTCGTACAGCGACGTCTGGTCTCGGGGCTGGGCGGAGCGGTTAAGGACTGA
- a CDS encoding carbohydrate ABC transporter permease: MGGWTTPWIYLAPALVVLGGLLVYPIYQLGLISFFQYTQAQVSGGEPTTFEGFGNYSALFSDSQFWQVLVATVLFAGACVVSTLAVGCALAVLLTRVRALPRLVLMLAALGAWATPAVTGSTVWLLLFDPDFGPVNRILGLGDHSWTYGRLSAFFLVLLEVVWCSFPFVMVTVYAGIRAVPSEVLEAAALDGASQWRIWRSVLTPMLRPILTVVTIQSVIWDFKVFTQIYVMTNGGGIAGQNLVLNVYAYQQAFASSKYSLGSAIGVVMLLMLLAVTLVYLRLLRRQGEEL, translated from the coding sequence TTGGGGGGTTGGACGACTCCTTGGATTTACCTTGCCCCGGCTCTCGTTGTGCTTGGGGGGTTGCTGGTCTACCCCATCTATCAGCTCGGGTTGATCTCGTTCTTCCAGTACACGCAGGCCCAGGTCAGTGGTGGGGAGCCGACTACCTTCGAGGGGTTCGGGAACTACTCCGCGTTGTTCTCGGACAGTCAGTTCTGGCAAGTGCTCGTGGCCACCGTGTTGTTCGCGGGGGCGTGTGTGGTGTCGACGCTCGCTGTCGGGTGTGCGCTTGCGGTGTTGCTCACGCGGGTGCGGGCCTTGCCGCGGCTGGTGTTGATGCTCGCCGCGCTCGGCGCGTGGGCGACTCCGGCGGTCACCGGGTCGACCGTCTGGTTGCTGCTCTTCGATCCGGACTTCGGTCCCGTGAACCGCATCCTCGGCCTCGGTGACCACTCCTGGACGTACGGACGCCTCAGCGCCTTCTTCCTCGTCCTGCTCGAAGTGGTGTGGTGCTCCTTCCCGTTCGTGATGGTGACCGTCTACGCCGGGATCCGTGCCGTGCCCTCCGAGGTGCTGGAGGCCGCCGCTCTGGACGGGGCCTCGCAGTGGCGGATCTGGCGGTCCGTGCTGACGCCGATGCTGCGGCCGATCCTGACCGTCGTGACCATCCAGTCCGTCATCTGGGACTTCAAGGTCTTCACCCAGATCTACGTCATGACCAACGGCGGCGGTATCGCGGGCCAGAACCTCGTGCTGAACGTGTACGCCTACCAACAGGCGTTCGCGTCCTCGAAGTACAGCCTCGGCTCGGCGATCGGTGTCGTCATGCTGCTGATGCTGCTCGCCGTCACGCTGGTCTATCTGCGGCTGCTGCGCAGGCAGGGGGAGGAACTGTGA
- a CDS encoding extracellular solute-binding protein produces the protein MKLAPRFAVLLAATAVVAGCAPQTSDNSSSDKDDQSGTLRVWLFQEVGNDPKAKVVDSVVAAFEKAHKGTKVDVEYIPIDTRAQRVKAAFNDPKSAPDVMEYGNTDTAGYVHDGGLLDVTKDFGAWSEAKDTDPTAKQSVTVDGKMYGSPFYVGVRALYYRTDVFKDLGLQPPKSMAELAATARKIHKAKSDLYGLVVGGAYTYGAMPFVWANGGELATAKGGSGSSGGSYTSAIDSAAAQKGIKAYTSLFTSDNCPAAKCAVMGGNDTITAFAAGKAGMAIGGDFSHTAVEAGKVKGKYAVVPLPGVASGSVAPAFAGGNNIGVLKSTSHRTLAVDLMEQLTSKATQASMFGAMGFLPTFTDVRDAAAAKVPFEKPFVQTLAAGTKFVPASPGWSEIDSSLVLPTMLQEVISGKKSVAAASEDAAKKMNSAFSSAG, from the coding sequence ATGAAGCTCGCCCCCCGATTCGCCGTACTCCTGGCGGCCACCGCTGTCGTCGCCGGCTGCGCGCCCCAGACCTCCGACAACTCGTCCTCCGACAAGGACGACCAGAGCGGCACCCTGCGGGTGTGGCTCTTCCAGGAGGTCGGCAACGACCCGAAGGCCAAGGTCGTCGACTCCGTGGTCGCCGCCTTCGAGAAGGCCCACAAGGGCACCAAGGTCGACGTGGAGTACATCCCGATCGACACCCGCGCCCAGCGCGTGAAGGCCGCCTTCAACGACCCGAAGTCCGCGCCGGACGTCATGGAGTACGGCAACACCGACACGGCCGGCTACGTCCACGACGGCGGACTCCTCGACGTCACCAAGGACTTCGGCGCGTGGAGCGAGGCCAAGGACACCGACCCGACCGCGAAGCAGTCCGTCACGGTCGACGGCAAGATGTACGGCTCCCCGTTCTACGTCGGCGTCCGCGCCCTCTACTACCGCACCGACGTCTTCAAGGACCTGGGCCTCCAACCGCCCAAGTCCATGGCCGAGTTGGCCGCCACCGCCCGGAAGATCCACAAGGCGAAGTCCGACCTCTACGGCCTTGTCGTCGGCGGCGCGTACACGTACGGGGCGATGCCGTTCGTGTGGGCCAACGGGGGTGAACTCGCCACGGCCAAGGGCGGGTCGGGGAGCTCGGGGGGTTCGTACACCTCGGCGATCGACAGCGCCGCCGCCCAGAAGGGCATCAAGGCGTACACCTCGCTGTTCACCAGCGACAACTGTCCCGCCGCCAAGTGCGCGGTGATGGGCGGCAACGACACGATCACCGCGTTCGCGGCGGGCAAGGCCGGGATGGCCATCGGGGGCGACTTCAGCCACACGGCTGTCGAGGCGGGCAAGGTCAAGGGCAAGTACGCGGTCGTGCCGTTGCCGGGTGTCGCGTCCGGCTCGGTCGCCCCGGCCTTCGCCGGCGGCAACAACATCGGTGTCCTGAAGAGCACTTCGCACCGCACGCTGGCGGTGGACCTGATGGAGCAGCTCACCTCGAAGGCGACGCAGGCGTCCATGTTCGGCGCGATGGGGTTCCTGCCTACGTTCACCGACGTGCGGGACGCGGCTGCGGCGAAGGTGCCGTTCGAGAAGCCGTTCGTCCAGACGTTGGCTGCGGGGACGAAGTTCGTGCCTGCGTCGCCGGGTTGGTCGGAGATCGATTCCTCGCTGGTGTTGCCGACGATGCTGCAGGAGGTCATCAGCGGGAAGAAGAGCGTGGCGGCGGCTTCTGAGGATGCGGCCAAGAAGATGAACTCCGCGTTCAGCTCCGCGGGTTGA
- a CDS encoding DUF3039 domain-containing protein gives MSTLEPERGTGTGTLVEPTPQVSHGDGDHERFAHYVQKDKIMASALDGTPVVALCGKVWVPGRDPKKYPVCPMCKEIYESMGSGGDGDKGKGGGDK, from the coding sequence ATGAGCACTCTTGAGCCCGAGCGCGGGACTGGTACGGGGACCCTCGTAGAGCCGACGCCCCAGGTGTCGCACGGCGACGGGGACCATGAGCGCTTCGCCCATTACGTCCAGAAGGACAAGATCATGGCGAGCGCCCTCGACGGCACTCCCGTGGTGGCGTTGTGCGGGAAGGTCTGGGTGCCGGGCCGCGACCCGAAGAAGTACCCGGTGTGTCCCATGTGCAAGGAGATCTACGAGTCCATGGGCTCGGGTGGCGACGGGGACAAGGGCAAGGGCGGCGGCGACAAGTAG